The Ichthyobacterium seriolicida sequence TAGAGCCGATACTCTCATAGATCCAGACCCCACTAATAAAAAGGCCTGTCTCCTTTCATAAATACAGCTTTTAAAGGGAAAATGGGGCTTACAACAGGTTAAAAATATGAGTTCTATAAATAAATCAATTCATAAGAATACCAAAATATTTATTAAGCTAGTATTGATATGATCTGGATTGTCAATACTGAGGATTAAACAGATATGATTTATTTAGATATATTGGCTAGAGAATAAAAAATCATATTTCAATATGTTGACAAAGACATACGGTAGCGCCCTATATGGGATTAGCGCATATATAGTAACAATAGAAGTAGATATAAATCGAGGGGTGGGGTTTTATCTAGTCGGTTTGCCAGATAATGCAGTAAAAGAGAGTAGCAAGAGGATATATTCTGCTCTTCAGAACAATGGCTTTAATTGGCCAGGTAAGAAGATAACCATAAATATGGCTCCTGCAGATATAAGAAAGGAAGGGGCTTGTTATGATTTGAGTATAGCTATAGGTATTTTAGTCTCTTCCAAACAGATAGAAGCTCTAGAATTGGATGAGTATTTAATAATGGGAGAATTATCTCTAGACGGAGATCTACAACCTATAAAAGGAGTGTTGCCCATAGCATTAAAGGCCAAAGAAGAAGGCTTTAAAAGGTTGATTGTTCCAAAACAAAATGAAAAAGAAGCAGCTATAGTAGATGGAATAAGTGTTTATGGGATGAATAATATCGTCGATGTAGCTCAGTTTTTGTCAAAGAAGAAATCTATGGAGCCCTATGTGATAGATATTAAAAAAATCCTTGGAGAAACTTCCAGTAAATACGAATTTGACTTTGAAGATGTAAGAGGTCAAGAAAGTGTAAAAAGAGCATTAGAAGTGGCTGCTGCAGGAGGACATAATATCATTTTAATAGGATCTCCAGGCTCGGGCAAAACTATGATGGCAAAGAGATTACCATCTATATTACCTCCCTTAACTCTAAGCGAAGCATTGGAAACAACTAAGATATATAGTGTTACTAAAAATATAAAAAAGAATATTTCTATTATGACAGAACGCCCTTTTAGGTCACCTCATCACACCATATCTGATATAGCATTAGTAGGTGGAGGAAGTTATCCACAGCCAGGCGAAATATCATTAGCTCACAATGGAGTTCTCTTTTTAGACGAGTTGCCAGAATTTAAAAGGAGTGTCTTAGAAGTTATGAGACAACCCTTAGAAGATAGAGAAATAATCATATCTAGAGCTAAGTTCACAGTGATGTATCCCTCTAGTTTTATGCTTGTAGCTTCTATGAATCCTAGTCCTTCGGGATATTTTCCAGATACAAATAACAACTTTAGTTCATCGCAATTAGAAATGCAACGTTATTTTAGTAAAATATCAGGTCCTCTTTTAGATAGAATAGATCTTCATATAGAAGTCGCTCCCGTGCCTTTCGAAGAGTTATCAAAAGATGAAAAGTCAGAGAATAGCAGTGAAATAAGAAAGAGAGTTGTTAGAGCTAGAAATATACAGACAGAGAGGTTTCAACATTGCGATAATGTCAATTACAATGCTCAGATGAACAAAAGACACATAGAAGATTTTTGCAAATTATCAGATATAGAAAAAGATCTTTTAAAAAGAGCTATGGATACTCTAAATCTATCAGCCCGTGCGTACGATAGAATATTAAAAGTGTCTAGAACGATAGCTGATTTAGAAGGTTTGGAAAATATACAAGTCAGACATCTCACCGAAGCCATACAATACAGAAGCTTAGATAGAGAAGGATGGATGAGATAGAAAAAGATAGAATCATCTTTGATTTTTTTATCTATATAGTTCATTTTAAACCAGACTATTCATAGTCATATAAATTTTTCAGGTTAAATCTATCGTTTTTATAGAGTATTTCCAAGTAATTGTCAATTTAACTCAGGTTATAAACAATGTATTTTTATTACTCATTTTTGGGGAATATCTAAAGTGGTCTAGATTTCGTTAAAATCCCTTAAAATTAACACCTAATATCAAATATGAAATATAACCATGGATAATCCAGGTTAATCAGGGAACATGATTCTCAGTTATAAATTAGTCCAATGACGTGCTAACCTAGGTGCAGAATGGTACAGTAAACAATCCAATAAGCACCTTTGATCGGCATATTGATGGTGATAAAATCTAACAAAATGTGTTGACGATTATGCTTCTAGAAATGCCTTTAATTCTCCAAATAATTCTGTAGCGTTTTCCGCATTTATGTCCTCATCCGCTGCTTTGTATGCTTCATTTATTTTATTTTTTCCAGTTAATCTTGCACCTAATTTATTGTTCAAATATTCCTCAAGATTAGGTGACAATTGGATACCTTTCTTAGATTCTAGTGTATTCTCAAGAAGCTTTGAGTTGTCCAAAGCTTCATCTTCATCCCATATACTGAAATACTTTGTTATCCCCATTGCAATGCATAATCCCGTGAAGTAGGACACACCACCTTTTCCATTACAGCTGATGATAGAAATACCATTCCTATCTAAGTCTATACCCCAATGCGATTCAATAACATGGTGCAAGAATATTTTATCTGAATCACCTTCAACTAGAACTACTTTTTTAGCAAAGAATATTTCGTTTCTTTCAGTATTGAAATGTGAGTAGATTTTGAACCGCTGCTTTCCTGCTTCAATTCTATTAATGAAATTATTATTCTTTTTGGTATTTATTGTACCATTTTCTTTGTCCTTGGTAAGAATTTCTATTTCGTATGCTCTAAGGGCATCAATGAAGTTTGGGTTGTGTGTAGTATAGAGTATCTGAGAGGTTTCTGTAATCTTTTGAAAACTCTTATACAGTGCTCGCTGAGCTTGTGGGTACAAATAAATTTCGGGTTCTTCAATTCCAAATATTACATTACCACCCATAAGCTCTGCATAAGTTTGGAATATGGAAAGTAATATTAG is a genomic window containing:
- a CDS encoding YifB family Mg chelatase-like AAA ATPase, with product MLTKTYGSALYGISAYIVTIEVDINRGVGFYLVGLPDNAVKESSKRIYSALQNNGFNWPGKKITINMAPADIRKEGACYDLSIAIGILVSSKQIEALELDEYLIMGELSLDGDLQPIKGVLPIALKAKEEGFKRLIVPKQNEKEAAIVDGISVYGMNNIVDVAQFLSKKKSMEPYVIDIKKILGETSSKYEFDFEDVRGQESVKRALEVAAAGGHNIILIGSPGSGKTMMAKRLPSILPPLTLSEALETTKIYSVTKNIKKNISIMTERPFRSPHHTISDIALVGGGSYPQPGEISLAHNGVLFLDELPEFKRSVLEVMRQPLEDREIIISRAKFTVMYPSSFMLVASMNPSPSGYFPDTNNNFSSSQLEMQRYFSKISGPLLDRIDLHIEVAPVPFEELSKDEKSENSSEIRKRVVRARNIQTERFQHCDNVNYNAQMNKRHIEDFCKLSDIEKDLLKRAMDTLNLSARAYDRILKVSRTIADLEGLENIQVRHLTEAIQYRSLDREGWMR